The following coding sequences lie in one Nitratireductor mangrovi genomic window:
- a CDS encoding head-tail connector protein translates to MALFRTVAPLAEPVTVPECRAHLRIDHTSEDDLIAGLIRAAREEVESHAGLALIEQDWRLALDGWPRSGQVALPRHPVTEILSVTVYGEDGEAALVEPADYQLDTLSRPARLLVKSPEPPGLAMNGVEVDFRAGFGPAGTDVPDLLKRAMILLVAHWYEFRASFGPQDQPVSLPEGYQRLLAGYRSKRLL, encoded by the coding sequence ATGGCGCTGTTTCGAACGGTCGCGCCGCTCGCCGAGCCGGTCACGGTTCCCGAGTGCCGGGCGCATCTGCGCATCGACCACACGTCCGAGGACGATCTGATCGCCGGGCTGATCCGCGCAGCTCGCGAGGAGGTGGAAAGCCATGCCGGCCTCGCGCTGATCGAGCAGGACTGGCGGCTGGCGCTCGACGGCTGGCCGCGATCGGGGCAGGTGGCGCTGCCACGGCATCCGGTGACCGAAATCCTGTCGGTGACGGTCTATGGCGAAGACGGCGAGGCGGCGTTGGTCGAGCCCGCCGACTACCAGCTCGACACGCTGTCGCGGCCGGCGCGGCTGCTGGTGAAGTCGCCTGAGCCGCCGGGATTGGCGATGAACGGCGTCGAGGTCGATTTCCGCGCCGGCTTCGGGCCGGCAGGCACCGACGTTCCCGACCTCCTGAAACGGGCGATGATCCTGCTGGTGGCCCACTGGTATGAATTCCGGGCATCGTTCGGGCCGCAAGACCAGCCGGTGTCGCTGCCGGAAGGCTATCAGCGCCTCCTCGCCGGCTATCGATCAAAGAGGCTGCTGTGA
- a CDS encoding phage head closure protein: MSGLTIDPGALREALVLEALTPAQDDSGGQVGDWVEVGPVFAAIVPVGASGRAGAGQRLEKVTHRIIIRFRADIASGMRFRKGARVFLVTALHDPDETGRYLVCIVEEEGR, from the coding sequence GTGAGCGGTTTGACGATCGATCCCGGCGCGCTGCGCGAAGCGCTGGTTCTGGAAGCGCTGACGCCGGCCCAGGACGACAGCGGCGGGCAGGTAGGCGACTGGGTCGAAGTCGGTCCCGTCTTTGCCGCCATCGTGCCGGTGGGCGCGTCGGGCCGCGCCGGCGCCGGCCAGCGGCTGGAGAAGGTGACGCACCGCATCATCATCCGCTTTCGAGCCGACATCGCTAGCGGCATGCGCTTCCGCAAGGGGGCAAGGGTTTTTCTGGTCACGGCACTGCACGATCCGGACGAGACCGGCCGCTACCTCGTCTGCATCGTGGAGGAGGAGGGGCGATGA
- a CDS encoding DUF3168 domain-containing protein, with product MAATALELQKAVFTALTADGALVAKLGGPRIHDHHTPGELPFPYVSFGRTSLFDWSTSSEGGSEQLFTLHVWSKARGKAEALEIMELVRACLDDQPLAMAEGQLVLMRLEFAEVRRDDDLALYRGSMRFRALVERPA from the coding sequence ATGGCCGCGACCGCGCTTGAACTGCAGAAGGCCGTTTTCACGGCGCTGACAGCCGACGGGGCGCTGGTCGCCAAGCTCGGCGGTCCGCGCATCCACGACCACCATACGCCGGGGGAATTGCCGTTTCCCTATGTCAGCTTCGGGCGCACCAGCCTATTCGACTGGAGCACGTCAAGCGAAGGCGGCAGCGAGCAGCTTTTCACGCTGCATGTCTGGTCGAAGGCGCGCGGCAAGGCTGAGGCGCTCGAAATCATGGAACTGGTGAGAGCCTGCCTCGACGACCAGCCGCTGGCAATGGCGGAGGGGCAACTCGTGCTGATGCGGCTGGAATTCGCCGAGGTGCGGCGCGACGACGACCTGGCGCTTTATCGCGGCTCGATGCGCTTCCGCGCCCTGGTCGAGCGACCGGCCTGA
- a CDS encoding phage major tail protein, TP901-1 family, with product MTAQKGKDLLLKLDTDGLGSFVTVAGLKAKRLAFNSESVDITDSESSGRWRELLAGSGIQRAAASGSGIFKDAQSDEEIRTRFFAGAISPWQIVIPDFGAVDGPFQIIALEYSGNHDGEVTFELALESAGAISFAAA from the coding sequence ATGACCGCGCAGAAGGGAAAAGACCTGTTGTTGAAACTGGACACGGACGGGCTAGGCAGCTTCGTCACCGTGGCTGGCCTCAAAGCCAAGCGGCTCGCCTTCAACAGCGAGAGCGTCGACATCACCGATTCCGAATCGAGCGGCCGCTGGCGCGAGTTGCTGGCCGGCAGCGGCATCCAGCGCGCCGCGGCGAGCGGTTCCGGCATCTTCAAGGATGCACAGTCGGACGAGGAGATACGCACGCGCTTCTTTGCCGGCGCGATCTCGCCGTGGCAGATCGTGATCCCGGATTTCGGCGCGGTCGACGGCCCGTTCCAGATCATCGCGCTTGAATATAGCGGCAACCACGACGGCGAGGTGACCTTCGAACTGGCGCTGGAATCGGCCGGCGCCATCTCGTTCGCGGCCGCATGA
- a CDS encoding gene transfer agent family protein, with amino-acid sequence MMVINPKRGEIAAELSEKRYRLCLTLGALAELEAAYGAEDLGTLLSRIASGKLAARDIARIVGAGLRGGGADVSDADVLTMTVDGGAAGFTDIVARLLKATFGGNEATGSGIDGG; translated from the coding sequence ATGATGGTCATCAACCCGAAGCGCGGCGAGATCGCCGCAGAGCTTTCAGAGAAGCGCTACCGGCTGTGCCTGACGCTCGGCGCGTTGGCGGAACTGGAAGCGGCCTATGGGGCGGAGGACCTGGGAACGCTGCTTTCGCGCATCGCCTCGGGCAAGCTCGCCGCGCGCGACATCGCCCGCATCGTCGGCGCTGGTTTGCGTGGCGGCGGGGCCGATGTCAGCGACGCGGACGTTCTGACGATGACGGTCGACGGCGGCGCGGCTGGTTTTACCGACATCGTCGCGCGGCTGTTGAAGGCCACCTTTGGCGGCAACGAGGCCACCGGGAGCGGTATCGATGGCGGCTAA
- a CDS encoding rcc01693 family protein has protein sequence MAAKTRKRIPWDRLMALGLGGLRLAPEAFWAMTPRELASVLGATRGARPMDRDRLDGLMRRFPDHRKDK, from the coding sequence ATGGCGGCTAAGACACGCAAACGCATCCCGTGGGACCGGCTGATGGCGCTCGGCCTTGGCGGCCTGCGCCTTGCGCCCGAGGCGTTCTGGGCGATGACGCCGCGTGAGCTGGCCAGTGTGCTTGGTGCGACAAGGGGCGCGCGACCGATGGATCGCGACCGGCTCGACGGGCTGATGCGGCGCTTTCCAGATCACAGGAAGGACAAGTGA
- a CDS encoding phage tail tape measure protein — protein MPDDSTDYTITFDGTQVTKALEELRDLSDSFGARLAGALKGAAAGGRELEDVLRRVGLSLAEMALGKALAPLQELFSTGYEKFFQVLIDAIPHAKGGIPGKPTRFADGGIVSQPTYFPMQGGFGLMGEAGTEAILPLSRGPDGRLGVAAAGNAAPVSIVFNVQTPDAASFRKSEAQITGMIARAAARGARRN, from the coding sequence ATGCCCGACGACAGCACCGACTACACCATTACGTTCGACGGCACCCAGGTCACCAAGGCGCTTGAGGAGCTTCGCGACCTCTCCGACAGCTTCGGCGCGCGACTCGCCGGCGCGCTGAAAGGTGCCGCCGCGGGCGGCCGCGAACTGGAAGACGTCCTGCGGCGCGTCGGGCTCAGCCTGGCCGAGATGGCGCTGGGCAAGGCGCTGGCGCCGCTGCAGGAGCTTTTCAGCACCGGCTACGAGAAGTTCTTCCAGGTGCTGATCGACGCCATTCCGCATGCCAAGGGTGGCATACCCGGCAAACCGACGCGCTTTGCCGATGGCGGGATCGTGTCGCAGCCGACCTATTTTCCGATGCAGGGCGGGTTCGGCCTGATGGGCGAGGCGGGCACGGAGGCGATCCTGCCGCTGTCACGAGGCCCGGACGGGCGGCTTGGCGTCGCAGCCGCCGGCAATGCCGCGCCGGTCAGCATCGTCTTCAACGTGCAGACGCCGGATGCCGCCTCGTTCCGCAAGTCCGAGGCGCAGATCACTGGCATGATCGCCCGCGCCGCCGCACGCGGCGCCCGGCGCAACTGA
- a CDS encoding DUF2460 domain-containing protein yields the protein MAEWQAFHEVRFPTAISFGATGGPVRRNEVITLTSGREKRNARFAHSRRAYDAGTGIRSLEDLYEVMAFFEARRGTLHGFRFRDPFDMKSCRPDLDVSPTDQLIGTGDGANRVFQLAKSYGEGPDAYVRLIAKPVEGSVRVAVNGGEMAEGADFTVDPATGVVTFEMAATPAEGEAVTAGFEYDVPVRFNAEALEISLASFKAGQIPSIPLVEILP from the coding sequence ATGGCTGAATGGCAGGCTTTTCACGAGGTCCGCTTCCCGACTGCGATCTCGTTCGGCGCGACCGGCGGTCCGGTGCGCCGCAACGAGGTCATCACGCTCACTTCGGGGCGGGAGAAACGCAATGCACGCTTTGCGCATTCGCGCCGCGCCTATGACGCCGGCACCGGCATCCGGTCGCTCGAGGACCTTTACGAGGTGATGGCTTTTTTCGAGGCGCGGCGCGGAACACTGCACGGCTTCCGGTTCAGGGATCCATTCGACATGAAGTCCTGCCGGCCGGACCTCGACGTCTCGCCAACCGATCAACTCATCGGCACCGGCGACGGCGCAAACCGGGTCTTCCAGCTCGCAAAGTCCTATGGTGAGGGGCCGGACGCCTATGTTCGACTGATCGCCAAGCCGGTCGAAGGTTCGGTTCGTGTCGCGGTCAATGGCGGCGAGATGGCCGAGGGCGCCGACTTCACCGTCGATCCCGCGACTGGCGTGGTGACTTTCGAAATGGCGGCGACGCCAGCCGAAGGTGAGGCGGTGACCGCCGGTTTCGAATACGACGTGCCGGTGCGCTTCAACGCCGAGGCACTGGAAATCAGTCTCGCCAGCTTCAAGGCCGGGCAGATTCCGTCGATTCCGCTCGTGGAGATATTGCCATGA
- a CDS encoding DUF2163 domain-containing protein produces the protein MSTFPPELLAHLGGETTSVCHCWRVTREDGVVTGYSDHDGVVAFDGTEFRPQSGFSVSEARETLGLAADTVDVEGALSSDTLDADDLAAGKYDGANVETWLVNWRDTEQRALLRQAVIGRITLEDGRFRAELESTKLHINQPGGRWFRRACDAELGDARCQVDIGHPTLVGTGAVIDVLRSDAVSVSGLAGFADGWFSHGVLTCLDGPQAGTDYRIIAHRRDNGADELVIWRGTAPLPQAGVAVRVVAGCDKAFATCKAKFANHLNFRGFPHLPGDDEAYGYANEQQVFDGSPLVP, from the coding sequence ATGAGCACCTTTCCGCCCGAATTGCTGGCCCATCTTGGCGGCGAGACCACCAGTGTCTGCCATTGCTGGCGCGTGACCCGCGAGGACGGGGTCGTCACGGGATACAGCGACCATGACGGCGTGGTCGCCTTCGATGGCACCGAATTCCGCCCGCAGAGCGGCTTTTCTGTCTCCGAGGCGCGCGAGACGCTCGGTCTGGCGGCCGACACCGTGGATGTCGAGGGCGCCCTGTCTTCCGACACGCTCGACGCCGATGACCTCGCGGCCGGCAAATATGATGGCGCGAATGTCGAGACCTGGCTCGTCAACTGGCGTGACACCGAACAGCGCGCCTTGCTGCGCCAGGCGGTGATCGGCCGCATCACGCTCGAGGACGGACGCTTCCGGGCCGAACTGGAAAGCACCAAGCTTCACATCAATCAGCCGGGCGGGCGCTGGTTCCGCCGCGCCTGCGATGCCGAACTGGGCGATGCGCGCTGCCAGGTGGATATCGGACATCCGACCCTGGTCGGCACCGGTGCGGTGATCGACGTTCTGCGAAGCGATGCGGTGAGTGTTTCCGGACTCGCGGGCTTTGCCGACGGCTGGTTTTCGCACGGGGTGCTGACCTGCCTCGACGGACCGCAGGCGGGGACCGACTACCGCATCATCGCCCATCGGCGCGACAACGGCGCGGACGAACTGGTGATCTGGCGCGGCACGGCGCCGCTGCCGCAGGCCGGTGTTGCCGTGCGTGTCGTCGCCGGCTGCGACAAGGCTTTCGCGACCTGCAAGGCCAAGTTCGCCAACCATCTCAATTTCCGGGGTTTTCCGCATCTCCCCGGCGACGACGAAGCCTATGGCTACGCGAACGAGCAGCAGGTCTTCGACGGGAGCCCGCTGGTTCCGTGA
- a CDS encoding NlpC/P60 family protein, which produces MNARPEAVSVADAVVAEALGWIGTPYRHQGSRKGVGCDCLGLVRGVWRAIYGDEPEPPGTYSPDWAEAGGRDAMLEAARRHFVERPQQQMEVGDLILFRWKRGLPAKHAGILLSADRFVHAYQGHSVLASPLVPQWRRRIAGAFAFPLKD; this is translated from the coding sequence GTGAACGCGCGCCCCGAAGCCGTCAGCGTCGCCGATGCCGTGGTGGCGGAGGCGCTTGGCTGGATCGGCACGCCCTATCGCCATCAGGGCTCGCGCAAGGGCGTCGGCTGCGATTGCCTCGGCCTGGTGCGCGGCGTCTGGCGCGCGATCTATGGCGACGAGCCTGAGCCGCCCGGCACCTACAGCCCCGACTGGGCAGAGGCTGGCGGACGTGACGCGATGCTCGAGGCGGCGCGCCGCCATTTTGTCGAACGGCCGCAGCAGCAAATGGAGGTCGGCGACCTGATCCTGTTTCGCTGGAAGCGTGGCCTGCCGGCCAAGCATGCCGGTATCCTGCTGTCGGCGGACCGCTTCGTGCACGCCTATCAGGGCCATTCGGTGCTGGCTTCGCCGCTGGTCCCGCAATGGCGCCGGCGCATCGCCGGTGCATTCGCGTTTCCACTCAAGGACTGA
- a CDS encoding baseplate multidomain protein megatron gives MATLLLQAAGAYLGGFLGATGVTIGTAAGALAGYTIDQWLIGSTRTLEGPRLKTAPPFSAEDGAPVPRLYGTARMSGTLIWATRFEETRTSERQGAKGGPKVNSYHYHANAAFALCEGEIAHVRRVWADGRELDLSNITLRVYRGEADQQPDPLIEAKQGAGNAPAYRGIAYVVFERLALEDYGNRLPQLQFEVIRPVGELHRQVRAVALIPGSTEFGYAPGEVTSSEQVGTASLVNRHSLFGETDLTASIDELQAICPNLTHVALVVTWFGNDLRAGECRIRPAVTDPAIESASEPWQVAGFGPQDADVVTQDDGRSAYGGSPSDQSVLQAIAELKARGLEVTLYPFIMMDIAAGNGLPDPYGGTAQAAYPWRGRITCHPAAGQPGSADKTAAAREQAQAFAGAAQPEEFSWGGGNVVFSGDPEDWGYRRFVLHYAALAEAAGGVDAFLIGSELRGLTTIRDDNDAFPVVEMLAELAGEVRGMLGPGTKLSYGADWSEYFGYRPADGSGDVYFHLDLLWAHPAIDAVGIDNYMPLADWRDADTDGSNPDGAAGPYDAAALRAGITGGEGFDWCYPTEEDRRDRARLAITDGTHGKPWVYRYKDIQSWWANQHFDRPGGVEDPAPTAWVPQSKPIWFTELGCPACDKGPNQPNVFVDPKSSESALPHFSSGGRSDLAQHRFLRAHLDHWDEESASFEPTANPISPVYGGRMVDAERCYLWAWDTRPFPAFPLARDVWGDAGNWPLGHWLNGRLANPTVGDLVNAVLADHGLPAANVLGASGSLVGYVATEPVAPRANLDELAEIFGLSGFETADGLVFRSIGEVHGAAAEPPELVAGDTEPVRTVMREPAHELPGETLLAYRDPFRDYRPATARSARPGVASRQETLRFSGYLEEGAATALVADWHRRRWRARETIEFMLPASDRSVAPGSLIALPPPVPSGEYVVTEIDEGVIRRITARRIERRPATPELPGRADTAARLPEPTPKPLVHLLDLPTVGSVDKPHAHLRIAVWARPWRSMIVYASAEETGFEERGRLSRPAVAGELTAALAAGPLGRPDRANIVRVRLFGGELASVSQLSLLNGANVAAVRSASGVWEVLQFRDAVETSANEWALSELLRGQLGTQDATISGAPAGAPFVLLDEAVQAAGLRAHEAGLVLNWRVGPSGGALGGGQFATLTVAGGVRAALPLSPVHLRAQHLSSGDVDISWTRRGRLAADSWESAEIPLGEEAEAYVVEVRDLAGTLIRSVDVTAPRWTYTAADVASDFAELPATVDILVRQKKSPTGTAGLAAVLRTEIA, from the coding sequence GTGGCAACCTTATTGCTGCAGGCCGCCGGCGCCTATCTGGGCGGGTTTCTCGGCGCGACCGGGGTCACCATAGGCACCGCCGCAGGCGCGTTGGCCGGCTATACAATCGACCAATGGCTGATCGGCTCGACCCGCACGCTCGAGGGGCCGCGGCTGAAGACGGCGCCGCCGTTTTCGGCCGAGGACGGCGCGCCGGTGCCGCGCCTTTACGGCACCGCGCGGATGAGCGGGACGCTGATCTGGGCGACGCGGTTCGAGGAGACGCGAACCTCCGAACGGCAGGGCGCCAAGGGCGGGCCGAAGGTCAACAGCTACCACTATCACGCCAACGCCGCCTTCGCGCTGTGCGAGGGCGAGATCGCGCATGTCCGCAGGGTATGGGCCGACGGGCGCGAGCTCGACCTTTCCAACATCACCCTGCGTGTCTACCGGGGGGAAGCCGATCAGCAGCCCGATCCGCTGATCGAGGCCAAGCAGGGCGCCGGCAACGCGCCGGCCTATCGCGGCATCGCCTATGTCGTGTTCGAGCGGCTGGCGCTAGAAGATTATGGCAACCGGCTGCCGCAGTTGCAGTTCGAGGTCATCCGGCCGGTCGGCGAACTGCACCGGCAGGTGCGGGCCGTCGCGCTCATCCCCGGTTCTACAGAGTTCGGTTATGCGCCGGGCGAGGTGACGTCGAGCGAGCAGGTTGGCACGGCGAGCCTCGTCAACCGGCACAGCTTGTTCGGCGAAACCGACCTGACGGCCTCGATCGACGAACTCCAGGCGATCTGCCCCAATCTGACCCATGTCGCACTGGTCGTCACCTGGTTCGGCAACGATCTGCGTGCCGGTGAGTGCCGCATCCGACCTGCGGTGACCGATCCGGCGATCGAGTCCGCGTCCGAACCCTGGCAGGTCGCAGGCTTCGGGCCGCAGGATGCCGACGTCGTCACCCAGGATGACGGCCGTTCCGCCTATGGCGGCAGCCCGTCGGACCAGAGCGTCCTCCAGGCGATCGCGGAATTGAAGGCGAGGGGGCTCGAGGTCACGCTCTACCCCTTCATCATGATGGACATCGCTGCCGGCAACGGGCTTCCCGATCCTTACGGCGGTACCGCGCAGGCGGCCTATCCCTGGCGCGGACGCATCACCTGCCATCCCGCTGCGGGCCAGCCCGGCAGCGCCGACAAGACCGCGGCGGCGCGCGAACAGGCGCAAGCCTTTGCCGGTGCCGCGCAACCGGAAGAGTTTTCCTGGGGCGGCGGCAATGTCGTTTTTTCCGGCGACCCGGAGGATTGGGGCTACCGGCGCTTCGTGCTCCACTACGCGGCCCTCGCCGAGGCGGCTGGCGGTGTCGACGCCTTCCTGATCGGTTCGGAACTGCGCGGGCTGACGACGATCCGTGACGACAACGACGCCTTCCCGGTCGTCGAAATGCTGGCCGAGCTTGCCGGCGAGGTGCGCGGCATGCTGGGGCCGGGTACCAAGCTCTCCTACGGCGCCGACTGGAGCGAATATTTCGGCTACCGGCCGGCCGACGGAAGCGGCGACGTCTATTTCCACCTCGACCTGCTGTGGGCGCATCCGGCAATCGATGCCGTCGGCATCGACAATTACATGCCGCTTGCCGACTGGCGCGACGCCGATACCGACGGCTCCAACCCGGATGGCGCCGCCGGGCCGTACGACGCAGCCGCGCTGCGCGCCGGCATCACCGGCGGCGAAGGTTTCGACTGGTGTTACCCGACCGAGGAAGACCGTCGGGACCGCGCGCGGTTGGCGATCACCGACGGTACTCACGGCAAGCCATGGGTCTATCGCTACAAGGACATCCAGTCCTGGTGGGCGAACCAGCATTTCGACCGGCCGGGCGGGGTAGAGGACCCCGCTCCGACCGCCTGGGTGCCGCAGTCGAAGCCGATCTGGTTCACCGAGCTGGGTTGCCCGGCCTGCGACAAGGGGCCGAACCAGCCCAATGTCTTCGTCGATCCCAAATCGTCGGAAAGTGCGCTGCCGCACTTTTCGAGCGGGGGTCGGTCAGACCTTGCCCAGCACCGGTTCCTGCGCGCCCATCTCGATCATTGGGACGAGGAGTCGGCTTCGTTCGAACCCACAGCGAACCCGATCTCGCCGGTCTATGGCGGCCGCATGGTCGACGCCGAGCGGTGTTATCTCTGGGCCTGGGACACGCGGCCGTTTCCAGCGTTTCCGCTGGCCAGGGACGTCTGGGGCGACGCAGGCAACTGGCCGCTCGGCCACTGGCTGAACGGCCGGCTCGCCAATCCGACCGTCGGCGATCTCGTCAACGCCGTGCTCGCCGACCACGGCCTCCCGGCCGCGAATGTCTTGGGCGCGTCGGGGTCGCTGGTCGGTTATGTGGCTACTGAGCCGGTGGCGCCGCGCGCAAATCTCGACGAACTGGCGGAGATCTTCGGGCTTTCGGGATTCGAGACGGCCGACGGGCTGGTGTTTCGCAGCATAGGTGAGGTTCATGGCGCAGCGGCCGAGCCGCCGGAGCTGGTCGCGGGCGACACCGAGCCGGTCAGGACGGTCATGCGCGAACCGGCGCACGAATTGCCCGGTGAGACGCTGCTCGCCTATCGCGACCCGTTCCGCGACTACCGGCCGGCGACGGCACGCTCCGCTCGACCCGGCGTGGCGTCGCGACAGGAGACGTTGCGCTTTTCGGGCTATCTGGAGGAAGGCGCGGCAACGGCGCTTGTCGCCGACTGGCATCGGCGGAGATGGCGGGCGCGCGAGACGATCGAGTTTATGCTGCCGGCGAGTGATCGCAGCGTTGCGCCGGGTAGCTTGATCGCCCTGCCGCCGCCGGTGCCGAGTGGCGAATATGTGGTGACCGAAATCGACGAGGGTGTCATCCGGCGCATCACCGCCCGCCGCATCGAGCGCCGTCCGGCCACGCCCGAACTGCCGGGCAGGGCGGACACGGCGGCGCGGCTGCCCGAGCCGACACCGAAGCCGCTGGTGCATCTGCTTGACCTGCCGACCGTCGGCAGCGTCGACAAGCCTCATGCCCATCTTCGCATTGCTGTCTGGGCCCGGCCCTGGCGTTCGATGATCGTCTACGCGTCGGCCGAGGAGACCGGCTTCGAGGAACGCGGGCGGCTTTCAAGGCCGGCCGTCGCCGGTGAACTGACCGCGGCGCTCGCGGCTGGCCCGCTCGGCCGTCCCGATCGCGCCAACATCGTGCGGGTGCGGCTCTTCGGCGGCGAATTGGCGAGCGTTTCGCAACTGTCCTTACTCAATGGCGCCAATGTCGCGGCGGTGCGATCCGCTTCCGGCGTTTGGGAGGTGCTGCAGTTCCGCGACGCGGTCGAGACGAGCGCGAACGAGTGGGCGCTTTCCGAATTGCTGCGCGGCCAACTCGGCACCCAGGACGCCACCATTAGCGGCGCGCCGGCAGGAGCGCCGTTCGTCCTGCTTGACGAGGCGGTTCAGGCCGCCGGCCTACGGGCGCACGAGGCCGGGTTGGTTCTCAACTGGCGCGTGGGTCCGTCGGGCGGCGCCTTGGGAGGTGGTCAGTTCGCTACTCTGACAGTGGCAGGCGGCGTCAGGGCAGCGCTGCCGCTGTCGCCCGTTCATCTGCGTGCGCAGCACCTTTCCTCCGGCGATGTCGACATCTCCTGGACAAGGCGAGGACGGCTGGCGGCCGACAGTTGGGAGAGTGCCGAGATCCCGCTTGGCGAAGAGGCGGAGGCTTATGTCGTCGAGGTTCGCGACCTCGCCGGCACGCTGATCCGCAGCGTCGATGTTACCGCACCACGATGGACCTACACCGCCGCCGATGTCGCAAGCGACTTCGCGGAGCTGCCGGCCACCGTCGACATCCTCGTTCGCCAGAAGAAATCGCCGACCGGCACCGCCGGCCTCGCCGCCGTCTTGCGCACCGAGATCGCCTGA
- a CDS encoding response regulator transcription factor, translating to MRILVVEDDKDLNRQIADALTEAGYVVDCAFDGEEGHFLGDTEPYDAVILDIGLPEMDGLSVIEQWRRDGKKLPVLMLTARDRWSDKVAGIDAGADDYVAKPFHMEEVLARVRALIRRAAGHASAEIVCGPLRLDTKSSKVDVEGKPIKLTSHEFRLLAYLMHHMGEVVSRTELVEHLYDQDFDRDSNTVEVFVGRLRKKIGIDLIETVRGMGYRMREPAE from the coding sequence ATGCGCATACTCGTTGTCGAGGACGACAAGGATCTCAACCGCCAGATCGCCGACGCGCTCACCGAAGCAGGTTATGTCGTGGACTGCGCCTTCGACGGCGAGGAGGGGCATTTCCTCGGCGACACCGAACCCTACGACGCCGTGATCCTCGATATCGGCCTGCCGGAGATGGACGGGCTTTCCGTCATCGAGCAGTGGCGCCGTGACGGCAAGAAGCTGCCGGTGCTCATGCTCACGGCCCGCGACCGCTGGAGCGACAAGGTGGCCGGCATCGACGCCGGCGCGGACGACTACGTCGCCAAGCCTTTCCATATGGAGGAGGTGCTGGCGCGGGTGCGCGCGCTGATCCGCCGCGCCGCCGGCCATGCCTCGGCTGAAATCGTCTGCGGACCGCTGCGCCTCGACACGAAGTCGTCGAAAGTCGATGTCGAGGGCAAGCCGATCAAGCTGACATCGCACGAGTTCAGGCTGCTCGCCTATCTCATGCACCATATGGGCGAGGTGGTGTCACGGACGGAGCTCGTCGAACATCTCTACGACCAGGATTTCGACCGCGATTCCAACACCGTCGAGGTGTTTGTCGGCCGCCTGCGCAAGAAAATCGGCATCGATCTGATCGAGACCGTGCGCGGCATGGGCTACCGGATGCGCGAGCCGGCCGAATGA